GCGGCCGCCCTTGCCGACAGCGAAAGTGCAGGCCCCGAGCAACGTTACTCGCTCGTCGAGAGCCTTTCCTTTGCATTCCTGCTGGCCCTCGAGGCGCTGTCGCCGAAGCAGCGTGCGGTGCTGCTGCTGCGCGAAGTCTTCGATCATCCTGCGGCCAGCGTCGCCGCCATGCTCGGCATGACCGAAGGCAACGTGCGCATCACGCACCTGCGAGCGCGGCGCCTGCTCGATGGCTACGAGCGCGAGCGAACGACGTCGCACGTCCGAGAGCGCACGCAGCAGGCACTCGGCGAGCTCCTGCGCGGCCTGCTCGCGCAGGACGCTGCAGCCGTCGAAGCGCTTCTGGCCCGCGACGCCCGCGCGCTCACCGACGCCGGCGGCGAGTTCAACGCGCTGGCCAGACCGATGCTCGGCGCCGATCGCGTGGCGCGCCTGCTGCTGCGAGTGGCGGCCCGACGCGCCCCTGGCTCGGTCGTCGAGCTGCGCGAGCTCAACGGCGAACCGGCGCTCGTGATCGTCTACGCCAGGACGGAGAGGCGCCAGGCCCCCCGCGCCGTGCTGCGCTGCGAGCTCGACGGCGGCGGCCGCATCCGCGCCGTCCACGTCGTCCTGGCGACGCGAAAACTGCGGCACGTCCCCTTCCCCCCGGGCGGCGAAAGCGCAACCCCGCGAAAGGCTGCGGGTTCCGTATAAATCGCCGGAAAACCGCGAATCGACCGAAGCGCTGTCGACACGAGCCGCCGCGCCGCCAGGTGGGGAAAACTTCTCCTACCCTGTTGATGCTGACACCGGGGTAAGTTTAGGGTCTGTCAGTATCCACCCTGGGAGGGACCGACATGACCGTCTCCAATGCGATCTCGATGTTGAGTCTGGCCTCGGCTCTGACCGCGCTTGTGACCCTCGCTCATGCCCAGACGCCGCCCGCCGATCCGACGGCCACCGCGCGCCAGGCCGCGCCGATCATTCTGACCGGACTGGACATTCCGGACTGGTCGCGAGCGGCAGCGGCGGTCGTCTGTCAGCCCTATCCCTCCGGCGCGCTGACCGGCGAGCGCACGGCACACAACGGCACCACGTTCGTGCCGCCCGACGTCCGCGCGGGCGTCGATCCGAACCAGATCGTCGCCTTCGCCTGGCGCGGCACCGGCTTCGAAGAGATTCCGGTGCAGGTCGACGAGATCATGCCGTACTGCCTGGCCAACCCGAACTCGGACTTCGGCATCTATTCGGGAACCGACAAGGAGCTTTCGTACGCCTGGGACGTGGAGAGCTGGAAGAAGGTGGCCGGCACCTGCACCGCCGAATACGACGAGGGCGAGTCGGCGACGCCCGACCCGGCGCCCACGCTCGATGACGACGACGAGATCGTGTTCATGGCCTCGGACGCCGGCACGGTCGCGCCGTCAGGCGCGCCGCTTCCGTTCGGCGTCAACGCGCTGCACGCGGTGGCCATCGTCGATCCTCTCGCACCCACGACCGCCTCGTTCGTCTACCTCGGCCTCCGCGAAGGCGGCTCCGCCTTCGATGCGAGCAACGGCTACGTCTCCTACGTCCGCGATGCGAACGCGGACCAGTGGATCGATCGCTCGTTCTACGCCGACAACGACCCTGAGAAGCTCGGCAGCAGCAACACAGGCTATGGCCCCAACCTCAGCGGCACCGTCTGCGACGAGAACGGCGTGCCACGCAGCTCCAACGATCGCTTTCCCCGCGACGGCGTGACCGTGTCCACGGACACGTATCACTGGCGCGCAACCGGACGATGGATGGTGCGCAACATCTCGGTCGCCAGACCCGGCGCGCCCGGCGTCTACGGGCCCGATCTCGTCGACCGCTGGAAGGGGCGGGCCTTCCAGCAGTCGCCGGATTCGACGATCTCGATCGTCGGCTTCGAGGACGAGCAGGTGAACTGGGAAGCCAACTCGGCGCTTCTCGGCGAGCTGACCGGCCCGGTGCGCGCGATTCGCGAGACCTGGGGCGCCGACTCCGGCACCAACGTCACCAAGACCGAGGCCTTCTACCGCGACGTCGTCACCTACCGCTATCACGTGCGCGTGCATCCGATTCCTCCCGACGGTCTCTACACGTCGTGGGACTACAATGCGGGCGTGGCCACGACGTACTACAACACGCTCAAGCCCGGTGGCGTGGCCATCGACGGCGTCAACGACGACGTCGGCAACGTCGACGCGGTCGCCGGCCGCCCCGCGTTCTTCGACCTCAACGATCCGACGTTCAACGTGCCCTCGGCGCTGCTGAACTGGGAGCAGGTCTCCGGCGCGGGCGATGCGGGATCGCTGGTCTACATCATCGAGATGAAGGGAGCGACGTCGGTCGAGAATTCGGCGGTGGTTCCCTACTACCGCGACGACGCGTGCGTGGACGACGGAACCGGCGATGATCCGGTGCAGCGCCCGTGGCCGGGAGAATCGAGCACGGACCAGCGGGTCAAGGACGGCTACGTCGCGCTTGCGGGCGGCACGCCCTACGAAGAGCTCGAGTGCATCCAGAAACAGGGGGCCTGGGGCGCCCACGGCGTCCACTACTTCGTGGACGGCGACACCGACAACGCGTTCCTGCCCGAGACCGTGACCGAGATCGACGCCCAGCAGTGGCAGTTCATGGTGCCGACCTCGGCTCCCACCAACGTCGGCGATGCCTATGGCAACAACGTGCGCGTGCCGCTGCAGACGGCGGTCATTCCGGTGGCCGACGCACCCGCAGGCCTGCCGCCGACGGCTTCGAACGCGCAGGCGACGACCGAGCGGGACCATCCGGTGACGGTGACGCTGAGCGCGGTCGACAACGACACGTGCGAGCTCGCGTTCCGCATCGTCGACGCGCCCGCCAACGGCGACGTCGGCGAGATCGCCGGCGCCGCATGCGCCGCCGGCTCGCCGCACAGCGACACCGCGCAGGTCACCTACTCGCCGGCCGACGGCTTCGTCGGCACCGATACGTTCACCTATGTCGCCAACGACGGCACCTCCGATTCGCAGCCCGCGACCGTGACCATCACCGTCACGCCGCCGCCTCCGCCCTGCGCGACCGGGCCGCAGGACGGCTGCCGCCTGCCGGTCAAGGCGGGAAAGGCCAAGATCACGCTGCGCAACGGCAGCGACGACGAGGAAGAGCTGCTGTCGTGGCGGTGGACGAACGGCGAGGCCACGGCGACCGAGGACTTCGGCCATCCCAACGTCGACACCGCCTACGAGCTGTGCGTGTTCGATGCCGCGGGCGAGGCCGTGGCCGCCTTCGCCACCGATCCCGAGCAGGACTGCAACGGCCGTCCGTGCTGGAAGCCGGTCTCGCGCGGATATGCGTTCGACCGGCGCGTCGAGGACGAGGAGACGGGCGACTCCTCCACCGCCAGGCTGACGCTGCGCGGCGGCGAGGAAGGCAAGGCCCGCATCACCGCCTCCATCCGCGGATCGCTTCTGGACGTGGGCGCCCTGCCGGCCGAGCAGCCCGTCTCGGTGCAGCTGCGCGCCAGCAACGGCGAGTGCTGGGAGGCGCTCTACAGCGCTCCGGCCAGGACCAACACGGAGTCCGAGTTCGTCGACAACGCCGACTGATCGAGCTCGCGGTCACGGCGGCCGGTGTGGCCGCCGTGACCTCCGACGCCGCCGCGATCCTCAACGATCCGTCGCTTCCATTCTCGCCGCGCGTGCATTGATGCGGCGCCGCGCCGGCTGCTCGACCAGCAAGTAGGTGACCGAGGCAACCGCGAGCAGCAGAGCCAGCGCCAGTGCGAGCTGCGCAGCCTCGGCCGCCGCCACCGCCGCCGCCCCCTGCGGTCCGCCGTCGATGAGGTGCGAGAAGCCGGCGCGCCGTCCCGACCAGCGCAGGATCGGAAACAGCAGGCGCAGGATCAGCTCGAACACCGCCACGTGCATCATGTAGATCGAGTACGACAGTGCCCCCACCCGCTGCGCCGCAGACGCGTGCAGCGCGCGCGAAACGAATCCCTGCTCATGAGCGAACACGTAGATGGCGGCGGCGAAGAGCAGCGGCGCCGCAATCGTCCACGCCTGATGCTCGGCCACCGCGACGAAGGCGGCGACCGCGGCCACGGCAGCGACCTCCAGGGCAGACGCGAACGGCAGTGCCTGCGCCCTGGTGCGGACGAACAGCACATACAGGAGGTGGCCGAGCAGGAACCCGTAGAAGCAGCGGAAGATGCCGTAGTCGTCGGTCGCGTCCAGATGGCCGGCGAGAAGGTAGACGGCGGCTGCCGCGGCAACGATTGCGACCGCTTCGACCGCATGCAGGGCGGGTCGCGGCCGCACCGTCAGGCACAGCAGGCCGAACACCACGCACACCCAGAACTCCAGGCCGATGCTCCAGCTCGGATAGTTCCAATCCAGATGGTAGGCCGGATCGACGGCGGCAAGACCGAGCGGCCGCACCATCGCCAGATCCAGCAACAGTGACGTCACCGATTGACGGCCTGCCCACGGCAGCGGCTCGGCCTGTCCGCGGACGAGGAGCGGCGAAAGGAGCCGCACGGCAACCACTGCGGCCAGCGCGAACGCATGCAGCGGCCAGAGGCGGCCGAAGCGGCGCAGCACGAACGCCAGCCAATGGCGCGGCGACCGCATCCGCTCGGCGTAGGCATGCGCGATGACGAAGCCGCTGAGCACGAAGAAGAAGTCGACGAACAGCCACGCCGAGCGAACGAACGATGCCTGACAGATCCGTGGGGGTACGGGCCATTCCTGGATGCAGAAGTGCAGCAGCGCCACCAGCAACGCGCAGATACCGCGCCAGGCATCGAGAGTACGAAAGCGCATTGCTGCTGCCGATCCGTTGGTCCGCGAACCGCCCATCATCGCGCATCGACCGGATGGAACCAAGTTCGCAGCAGCCGCCGTACGCCCGTGCCGCCGGCGGCGACCAGCATCACCGGCGACGCGACGACCGAGTTGACTAGCGCACGGCCGTGCTTCAGTGCTGGCCCATGCCGCACCCGCGCCTGTCCGCTTCCACCATGGCCGCCTACGGCGGACCGACGGTTGCTCTGTCGTTCCTGCTGTTCTTCGTCCTGTTCTACTTCCTCAAGTTCGCGACCGACGTGCTGCTGCTGCCGCCGGCGACCGTGGGGGCGCTGTTCGCCGTGGCCAAGCTCTGGGACGCGGCCAGCAATCCGCTCGTCGGCAACTGGAGCGACGGTGCGCGTTCTTCGTGGGGACGGCGTCGGCCCTTCCTGCTGGCTGCCCTGCCGCTGCTGGCGCTGACGTTCGCGCTGCTGTGGCGACCGCCGGCGTCGATGGGGCCGCACATGACGACGCTGTGGGTCGGCGTGGGCCTCTTCGGCTTCTTCACGGCCTTTGCCATGTATGCCATTCCGCACGCCGCGCTCGGCGCCGAGCTCAGCACCGACTCGCACGAGCGCACGCGGCTGTTCGGCGTCAAGCAGATCAGCTTCACGCTGGGAATGCTGGTCGCGTTCGCGGCCATCCAGCAGGTGATGAACGCAGCAGACCCGCGCGCCGCCGCGGCCTGGCTGGCACTGCCGGCGGTGCTGGTGGCGGTGATCGTTCTGGCCATCACCCCGCTGGTCATTCCCGACGCAGCCAGACGCCGCACGCACGAGCAGAGCCTGCTGCAGGGTTTGCGGCACGTATGGCACGACGACGCGGCAAGGATGCTGCTGGTGGTCTGGTTCGTCGAGAATCTGGGCGTAGGCGCGGTGGGCACGATGGCTCCCTATATCGCGCAGTACGTGCTCGAGCGGCCCGACATCGTCGGCGTTCTGCCGGCCTCGTACGTGCTTGCGGGCGTGCTGGCCATTCCGGTCTGGGTCAGCGTCTCCCGCCGCTTCGGGACGCGCGACACGTGGATGGCCTCGATGCTGCTGGCAGCCGTATCGTTCGCGGGCATGACCTTCGTGGATGCGAACCGGCTTCCGCTCGTGTTCGTCCTGCTGGCGCTGGCGGGCTCCGCGATGGGCTGCGGCAGCGTGCTGTCGTCGTCGCTGATGGCCGACATCATCGACCGCGACGAGCAGCGCAGCGGTCATCGCCGCGAAGGGACCTACTACGCCGCGATGCTGTTCGCTCTCAAGATCGGCGGCTCGCTGGCGACCGCCGGCAGCGGCTTCCTTCTGGGCGCCGTCGATTTCGTTCCCAACGTCGAGCAGACCGACCGTAGCCTGGCCGGCATGCGCTTCCTCTTCGGCGGGATGCCGGCCGCCGGATATCTCGTCGGCGCCTTCCTGTTCCGGAAGTTTCCGTTGGGCCGTCGCTTGGCCGTCGCGCCTGAGCCGGCCCCGACGCCGGCGGCCTGAGCCGCGCGCTGCCAATCGCCCGCCGCGCCGCACGAGTCTGCGCGCCGGTGCAAATGCCGGCGCCCGCTCGTGAGCGGATCGGCCCGCGCACCGGTGCACGCGATCAGTCGAAGACGATCTCGTCGAAGCTGGCGGTGAAATCGACGGCGCCCGAATTGTCGTACGCCATCATGCCCACCTGCAGCGTTGCCGCCAGGTCGGGACGACTGACCGAATGCAGCAGCGTCCAGCTCCCCGCGCCGATGTCGCGGTAGTGCATCGAGAATTGATTGCCGGCGCGCACCAGCCGAACCTCGCCGTCGAACCCGGCGATGGCCTGGAAGTCATAGTAGCTGCTCGAGTCGTCGGTGGTCTTGAACTCGTTCGCCATCGGGAAGGCGTAGGAGCCGGCGCCGATGGCCACGTGCACGAAGTTGCTGTTCAGCGGCGTCGAGGCCGGATCCCGCGCGAGCAGGCCGCCGAGCACGTACTGCGGGTCGGGACCTTCGGCGGCATTGCTGGTCTTGGCGGCGTGCAGCGGCGCGTGCACGTCGAAGTCTCCGGTGACCAGCTTGTAGACGAGCACGGACTCGGAGGTGTTGTACCAGTTCGAGGACTGGTTGATCTGGATGTGGAGCTGCCCGCCCGAGACGCTCACTGTGGCGATCTCCGGATGCAGGACGCTCCAGCTGTCGTCCAACGTCCCGCTCTCGAAATCATCGCCGGGACCGTCGGGCGGGAGCGACGTCGTCGTCGTGCTGGTCGTGGTGGTGGTCGACAGGATCAGCGCCACGATCTCGTCGGTGTCGTCGCTGACGTCGGCGCGTACGCTGTCGACCGCGCCAGAGGTGATGCAGTCGGAGGGCTCGAACGATTCGGCTTTGGCAAAGGCTGCCGTCAGCTTGTCGTCGCACTTGCCGAAGACGAGGTCGGCGCCGCTGCGGACGTTCTTCTGATGGACCTTCAGGCGGCAGGCCGCGTACTTGCCCGCGGCCTTGAGCTGCAGCGACGCGCACAGGCTGGCCGTCGCCTCCGCGTCCGGTGCGATCGCAGCCGTCAGCGCCTGCGTTCGCTGCTGTCCGTCGGTTGCTGCCGCGGCCGCGTCGAACGCGCTGCTGCAATCACCCTGCGCGTCC
The genomic region above belongs to Candidatus Limnocylindrales bacterium and contains:
- a CDS encoding sigma-70 family RNA polymerase sigma factor, yielding MSASPASSQSAAETSERLAAVFESERARLWAIAYRMTGCAADADDIVQETFAKALAASATLAVEAWRGWLTRVAVNDAIDVLRRRRRRGYPGAWLPSPIESAAALADSESAGPEQRYSLVESLSFAFLLALEALSPKQRAVLLLREVFDHPAASVAAMLGMTEGNVRITHLRARRLLDGYERERTTSHVRERTQQALGELLRGLLAQDAAAVEALLARDARALTDAGGEFNALARPMLGADRVARLLLRVAARRAPGSVVELRELNGEPALVIVYARTERRQAPRAVLRCELDGGGRIRAVHVVLATRKLRHVPFPPGGESATPRKAAGSV
- a CDS encoding Ig-like domain-containing protein — translated: MTVSNAISMLSLASALTALVTLAHAQTPPADPTATARQAAPIILTGLDIPDWSRAAAAVVCQPYPSGALTGERTAHNGTTFVPPDVRAGVDPNQIVAFAWRGTGFEEIPVQVDEIMPYCLANPNSDFGIYSGTDKELSYAWDVESWKKVAGTCTAEYDEGESATPDPAPTLDDDDEIVFMASDAGTVAPSGAPLPFGVNALHAVAIVDPLAPTTASFVYLGLREGGSAFDASNGYVSYVRDANADQWIDRSFYADNDPEKLGSSNTGYGPNLSGTVCDENGVPRSSNDRFPRDGVTVSTDTYHWRATGRWMVRNISVARPGAPGVYGPDLVDRWKGRAFQQSPDSTISIVGFEDEQVNWEANSALLGELTGPVRAIRETWGADSGTNVTKTEAFYRDVVTYRYHVRVHPIPPDGLYTSWDYNAGVATTYYNTLKPGGVAIDGVNDDVGNVDAVAGRPAFFDLNDPTFNVPSALLNWEQVSGAGDAGSLVYIIEMKGATSVENSAVVPYYRDDACVDDGTGDDPVQRPWPGESSTDQRVKDGYVALAGGTPYEELECIQKQGAWGAHGVHYFVDGDTDNAFLPETVTEIDAQQWQFMVPTSAPTNVGDAYGNNVRVPLQTAVIPVADAPAGLPPTASNAQATTERDHPVTVTLSAVDNDTCELAFRIVDAPANGDVGEIAGAACAAGSPHSDTAQVTYSPADGFVGTDTFTYVANDGTSDSQPATVTITVTPPPPPCATGPQDGCRLPVKAGKAKITLRNGSDDEEELLSWRWTNGEATATEDFGHPNVDTAYELCVFDAAGEAVAAFATDPEQDCNGRPCWKPVSRGYAFDRRVEDEETGDSSTARLTLRGGEEGKARITASIRGSLLDVGALPAEQPVSVQLRASNGECWEALYSAPARTNTESEFVDNAD
- a CDS encoding acyltransferase, whose amino-acid sequence is MRFRTLDAWRGICALLVALLHFCIQEWPVPPRICQASFVRSAWLFVDFFFVLSGFVIAHAYAERMRSPRHWLAFVLRRFGRLWPLHAFALAAVVAVRLLSPLLVRGQAEPLPWAGRQSVTSLLLDLAMVRPLGLAAVDPAYHLDWNYPSWSIGLEFWVCVVFGLLCLTVRPRPALHAVEAVAIVAAAAAVYLLAGHLDATDDYGIFRCFYGFLLGHLLYVLFVRTRAQALPFASALEVAAVAAVAAFVAVAEHQAWTIAAPLLFAAAIYVFAHEQGFVSRALHASAAQRVGALSYSIYMMHVAVFELILRLLFPILRWSGRRAGFSHLIDGGPQGAAAVAAAEAAQLALALALLLAVASVTYLLVEQPARRRINARAARMEATDR
- a CDS encoding MFS transporter codes for the protein MPHPRLSASTMAAYGGPTVALSFLLFFVLFYFLKFATDVLLLPPATVGALFAVAKLWDAASNPLVGNWSDGARSSWGRRRPFLLAALPLLALTFALLWRPPASMGPHMTTLWVGVGLFGFFTAFAMYAIPHAALGAELSTDSHERTRLFGVKQISFTLGMLVAFAAIQQVMNAADPRAAAAWLALPAVLVAVIVLAITPLVIPDAARRRTHEQSLLQGLRHVWHDDAARMLLVVWFVENLGVGAVGTMAPYIAQYVLERPDIVGVLPASYVLAGVLAIPVWVSVSRRFGTRDTWMASMLLAAVSFAGMTFVDANRLPLVFVLLALAGSAMGCGSVLSSSLMADIIDRDEQRSGHRREGTYYAAMLFALKIGGSLATAGSGFLLGAVDFVPNVEQTDRSLAGMRFLFGGMPAAGYLVGAFLFRKFPLGRRLAVAPEPAPTPAA